TTCGCTTTTTTGTTAGATTCCCTTCAATAATACAGATAGTATCAAAAATCGAACAATAAAATTCATTATTGATACCAACTGTCAAGATACACTATTGCCTCGTCATTACTATAGAACGTGATTACTTAAATCATTTTTATAGTTACCAATGAGGACTTTGATATGAAAGCAATACAAATACTGGCCCTAACAGCAAGTACGATTGTCTCCGCAAACAGCGTTGGTTTTGAACTAACCAGTACAGATATACAAGAAGGCCAAAAGATGGCAAAAACATTTGAATTTTCAGGTTTTGGCTGTGATGGTGAAAACGTATCACCGCAACTAACTTGGTCCAATATTCCAGCGGGCACAAAAAGTTTTGCAATCACGGCATACGATCCTGATGCACCGACAGGCAGTGGTTGGTGGCACTGGGTAAGTTTTAATATTCCCGCTAACATTGCGTCATTTGAGCGTGGTGCAGATCTTCAATCAATGGGCGCTACAGAATTAGCCTCTGATTATGGCAGCATTGGTTTTGGTGGCGCCTGTCCGCCTGTAGGACATGGTATGCATCGCTATCAGTTTACTGTTTGGGCATTACCTGTAGAGAAGCTAGACTTAAACGATAAAGTTTCAGCGGCAATAGCAGGTTACACTTTAAATAGTATGGCCATTGATACGGCCAAACTGACAGCCACCTACAACCGCTAATACTGGCCAACCGATACAATCTAAGGGAAAGAATGGCAAACGCAATTCAGATTAACCGCATGTATAATCGGCACACTCAACGATTACGTAACGTTGCCATTCATTCCCCTAGTATTTTTTGGATTCAATCTGGACATAAACAATTGTTTTGGCAAGACAGTGAATTGACACTGAATTCATCAAATTTATTACTGACTCGCGCACATCAAACACTTACATTTGAAAATAAACCGGAGCGATCACGATTTGCAACCATACAGTTTAGCTTCAACTTAGTGCCCCCTGAAACAATGCTAACGTTAAGTGTCACCATTGAAAACAGCACTTACTTTCCGCTTTATAACCCATCAAAAAGTCTCTTTAAAACCCTAGACGTTTTTTCAAAGCTCCATTGGGACGAACTAAGCGACAACACTCAAGAACTTTGGCTTTATGGGTTCTATCAACAGCTGGCTGAAGAAGGAAGGCTACACCACCTCTTCTCAAGCCACACAACATCTTTTAGTCAAAAGCTCAGTGAATACTTAACCCAAGAGCCGGGACAGGATTATCAATTAAATGAGGTAGCAGACTACTTCTCCATCAGTAGGGCAACGCTCATTCGCCGTTTGAAAAAAGAAAACACACAATTCAGAGAAATTTTGACTCAGGTAAGAATGAATCATGCGCTCAACCTGATGCAACAAGGAAATAGCCAGCAAGTAGACATAGCGCTACGGTGCGGCTATCAATCGCAAGAGCGATTTAGCCAACGCTTTAACCAACGATTTGGCATTAGCCCAAAACAATATTTCAAAACATTAGTGAAATAGAATCACAGAGTATCAGTTCACTTGCCTAACTCACGAGTCAGTCGATGTTTATAAAATCCGTTTTAGTAATCGATCCGCTCTAATTCGTATCACTCTTTTTAATAATTTCTGAACCTTTAAAGGATAATCTTGCAATACGTCAAGCTCGCTAGAAGAAGCAATACGTTGTGTATGCTCAAAAATGTTATCAAACTCGGCTGTAAATTTGGCGTCTAAGTGTTTATTTGGATCATCAATCAACAAGCCATTTTCTAAATCCAGTGCCCATGCTCTTGGATTCACATTATTTCCGGTTAACAGCATCCTACGATGGTCTACCCACAGCCCTTTCAAGTGATAACTGTTGCTATCGTGTTTCCATAAGTGCACCGATAATCGACCTAAAGCGGCGTAACCTTCATTAAACACAAAAAACTTACGTAGGTTCATTTCATACAAATAAGGCAAACCACCAATCGCCTTTACCGGCTTATCAGGTGGAAGGTAAAAATCATTCGCCGTTTTGTCACCCACAATAATTTTGACGTTAACGCCGCGCTTCATCGCTCGCTTCACTTCTCTTAACACCACTTTAGGAAAATTGAAGTAAGGCGTACACAATATGATGTCTTCTTTTGCCGATGCCAACATGGCCGTAATTTGTTGGTTAAGAAGATTTTGTCGTTTACCAATGCCAACCAAAGGCGTCACCGCCACATGCTGGTGATCAACAAACTGATGTTCAACATGATAAGACGCTTTGGCCAATGACGCTCGAAACTGTCGAATGGCGGGTTTTAATTCTTTTGTCGTAGGGAGATTCGTCTGAGACAAATTCTGTACGGCAGAATGGTGGATCATACTGTCGCATATAAATTCAGTCATGCTGTTAGCCAGTTCGGTATGCCTAATAACATGGTAACGATCGAACCGATAGCGATCCTGATAATGAAGATAAATATTGTTTAAACTGGCGCCGCTGTAAATCACTGTATCGTCGATGATAAATCCCTTCAAATGCAGCACACCAAAGACTTCACGGTTACGGACAGGAACCCCATAAACAGGAATCGAATGAGTGTATTTTTGGGCAAAATCTTGATACATAGCGGCATTGCCTGCGCTTTTTTCCGCGCCAATCAAGCCACGCTGAGCTCGATGCCAGTCCACACAAATGGCAATATCTAAATGAGGGTTACGCTGCTTAGCTTCATAGGCTGCCGTAAGCACTTCTCTTCCAGCCTCATCATCTTCAAGATAAAGTGAGACTAAATAGATTCTTACTGTCGCATTGTTAATCGCTTTTAGGAGAGATTCACGAAAATTAAGAGCGGATTGAAGAACATGAAATTGGTCTGGGTCAATCGCAAAAGTAGGCAATGAACCGAATGATTGTTTGATGGGCATAATACAAAAGTGCACCTTATTTTTAACTAACGACAGACTGTAACAAATTCGCCGTTTTTTATCCTATAAAAGAATCTCCTACCTTTAACTATTTTATAACAAAGAGCAGAACTAACATCATAGCCCCGCTCTTTATATTAAGGTCTCTAGACTAAAAAGACGCTTTTATTGAAACACACGGCACACGGTTAGAGATTGCATTTAGAGCAATCAAATGCAGCATTTCTTCCCGAGTTGTGCAGGCCTCGCCTATCACTTTTACATCGCACTCTTCAGCCGCTTTTGAAATCGCCGTATGCGTGACACAGTTTTGCGTCATCATGCCGCATAAGAGTAATCGCTCTACCTTTAACGATGACAAAACAGCGTTAAGTTCCGTCTGCTCAAAAGCATCGGCAAAGTGCTTCACGACAACGGTCGCATTGGGCGCTAACGCGAGAATTTGCGGATGAATCTCAACGCCCATTGTTCCAGGATTGAAAAATGGTGACATTCCCTGCGAAGTATCGGCAACATGTTGAATGAATATAATCGGCATGTCATTCGCTTGCGCGAGCGTTATCACCTTCAAAATATTGTCCAAAATTTCTTGCGTATTCCACAGAGGAAAAAGCCCATCTTCAAAATAATCGTTTTGTGGGTCAATCACTAATAAGGCCGTGCGTTTCATTATTTTCTCCTTCGGTAAGATGAAAATACATTATGTTCATAAAAACACTTCCAGCTAAGTGGCAAATTTGCCATATTAGAGTCCTATAGTGACAAATTTGAAATCTTCTATGATTACCTATCAATTCGCCATCATTCAATACCCAAATAGCCTACTTTCTGCCGTGCATGGCTTTGACGAAATGTTCTCTCTGACCAATCGATTATGTCTCGAATCTTCGCTACCAATTAGAATCGACACCGACATACTGACTTTAGACGCACTAAATAGCGGCAAGCATTACCACGCCGTTTTGATCCCGCCCAGTATGGAAAAAAGCGTATACGAATCCGACTGCCCTATTCTGATAAATTGGTTAAACGTACAACATAAGAATGGAGCGATCCTGTCTAGCGCCTGCGCTGGCGCATTCTTTCTCGCCGCCACCAACGCTGCACAACATCGGTGTTTAACAACCCATTGGGGATTAGCGGAAACCTTCAAACAGCGCTTCCCTAAGCAAGCACTAGATGCGTCGAAAATTTTAATCGATCAAGGCGATATAATCAGCGCTGGCGGCATGATGTCTTGGATGGACTTGGGGGTGGCGCTCATCCAGCGCTTTACTCAAGCCAGCATTGTGCGGCAACTCGGAAAAACATTAGTTATGGACACTGGAATAAGAGAGCAAAGCTATTACCAACAATTTATGCCACGATTTAACCACGGCGACAAAGCCATATTAGCGGTACAACATTATTTACAACGTCACTTTTCACACACTAATCGCATCAGCGAGCTTGCCAACATTGCGCACCTAACGCCTCGCACCTTCTTGCGTCGGTTCCATAAGTACACTAACTGGAAGCCCTCCGACTACATGCAGAGACTTCGTATACAAGC
The Marinomonas maritima DNA segment above includes these coding regions:
- a CDS encoding GlxA family transcriptional regulator, whose translation is MTNLKSSMITYQFAIIQYPNSLLSAVHGFDEMFSLTNRLCLESSLPIRIDTDILTLDALNSGKHYHAVLIPPSMEKSVYESDCPILINWLNVQHKNGAILSSACAGAFFLAATNAAQHRCLTTHWGLAETFKQRFPKQALDASKILIDQGDIISAGGMMSWMDLGVALIQRFTQASIVRQLGKTLVMDTGIREQSYYQQFMPRFNHGDKAILAVQHYLQRHFSHTNRISELANIAHLTPRTFLRRFHKYTNWKPSDYMQRLRIQAVCNDLEETTLPFESIALNVGYDDAGSCRKTFRKIMGLTPSEFRKRFASSSGIGKET
- the pssA gene encoding CDP-diacylglycerol--serine O-phosphatidyltransferase, producing MPIKQSFGSLPTFAIDPDQFHVLQSALNFRESLLKAINNATVRIYLVSLYLEDDEAGREVLTAAYEAKQRNPHLDIAICVDWHRAQRGLIGAEKSAGNAAMYQDFAQKYTHSIPVYGVPVRNREVFGVLHLKGFIIDDTVIYSGASLNNIYLHYQDRYRFDRYHVIRHTELANSMTEFICDSMIHHSAVQNLSQTNLPTTKELKPAIRQFRASLAKASYHVEHQFVDHQHVAVTPLVGIGKRQNLLNQQITAMLASAKEDIILCTPYFNFPKVVLREVKRAMKRGVNVKIIVGDKTANDFYLPPDKPVKAIGGLPYLYEMNLRKFFVFNEGYAALGRLSVHLWKHDSNSYHLKGLWVDHRRMLLTGNNVNPRAWALDLENGLLIDDPNKHLDAKFTAEFDNIFEHTQRIASSSELDVLQDYPLKVQKLLKRVIRIRADRLLKRIL
- a CDS encoding YbhB/YbcL family Raf kinase inhibitor-like protein — protein: MKAIQILALTASTIVSANSVGFELTSTDIQEGQKMAKTFEFSGFGCDGENVSPQLTWSNIPAGTKSFAITAYDPDAPTGSGWWHWVSFNIPANIASFERGADLQSMGATELASDYGSIGFGGACPPVGHGMHRYQFTVWALPVEKLDLNDKVSAAIAGYTLNSMAIDTAKLTATYNR
- a CDS encoding helix-turn-helix transcriptional regulator; translated protein: MANAIQINRMYNRHTQRLRNVAIHSPSIFWIQSGHKQLFWQDSELTLNSSNLLLTRAHQTLTFENKPERSRFATIQFSFNLVPPETMLTLSVTIENSTYFPLYNPSKSLFKTLDVFSKLHWDELSDNTQELWLYGFYQQLAEEGRLHHLFSSHTTSFSQKLSEYLTQEPGQDYQLNEVADYFSISRATLIRRLKKENTQFREILTQVRMNHALNLMQQGNSQQVDIALRCGYQSQERFSQRFNQRFGISPKQYFKTLVK
- a CDS encoding cysteine hydrolase family protein, with translation MKRTALLVIDPQNDYFEDGLFPLWNTQEILDNILKVITLAQANDMPIIFIQHVADTSQGMSPFFNPGTMGVEIHPQILALAPNATVVVKHFADAFEQTELNAVLSSLKVERLLLCGMMTQNCVTHTAISKAAEECDVKVIGEACTTREEMLHLIALNAISNRVPCVSIKASF